gctgtatactacgtagctgggcaatatactaagtggctaggcaatatactatgtcactgggcaatatactacgtggctgggcaatatactacatggctctgtgctgtatactacgtcactgtgcaatatactacatcactgggcaatatactacgtgtctgggcaatatgctacgtcactgggcaatatactacgcggctggccaatatactacatcactgggcaatatacaacgtggctgcgcaatatactatgtagctgggcaatatactatgtagctgggcaatatactacgtggctgggcaatatactacatcactggcaatatactacgtggctggccaatatactacatcactgggcaatatactacatggctgcgcaatgtactacgtagctgggcaatatactatgtggctgggcaatatactatgtcactgggcaacatactacgtgactgagcaatatactacatggctgggcaatatactacgtggctggccaatatactacgtcacttggcaatatactacgtggctgcgcaatatactacgtggctgggcaatatactacgtggctgggcaatatactacgtggctggtcaatgtactacgtggctgggcaatatactatgtggctgagcaatatactacgtggactgtgcagtatacttcgtggactgtgcaatatactacgaggacatgcatattctagaatacccgatgcgttagaatcgggccaccatctagttgttatataacaattttattacccTAGCCTTATTCCTAACCATAATCTTAATTCTATCCTTAACCCTATTCTAATCTGGTCTCTAAACCTATCCGTAAACCTAGCACTAATCATAAGATTAATCCTAAACCTGTCCCTTGCTCTACTTGCAAAACTAGTTTGGGTTAGAAAAATGCAAAACTATAAAAGAAGTGCGAAGTGATAAATGAAGACCATATTGAGCGGCAATGTGAACACCCACGCAACACTACTTATGCAGAGCGCAGGAGGTGAGATAATTTGGCTAGTGGCTGCTACTCTCTACAGAAGCAAAGATGGAAATGACAAAGCTTCGTATAATGAAGTGAGCTTTATCATATAATTCACTGCCTAAGCAGAGCACAAAAGCCTATGGCAAACTCATTTTGAGTGGGTCCCTCTATGAAGTCAGAGATTGAGACAACAGAAAATGAATAGCTAATGAATGAACACTtggtatatgcactgcacatgattcaaGCTGTCTTCAATTATTACCTGCTTATTTTCTGTCATCTTGGTCACATCTTATACATAACACTTGAGTAAAAATGAATTTATCATAGACttctgcactctgcataggcagcaatgaAAACAAACATTATTATATTTTAACATTGTCATTTCAGCCGCTGCTTATGATGAGTACAGCAGTGGATGAGAAACTCATCCCGTTCGCTATGTTCGCAGCCACTCAATGCAAACATTGTAGAGCTCTCCACTGTTCATCAATAAGTACATTGGTCAGGTATATAGTGTATTGATTTTCGTGTGGATAAATAATACAGCATATTCTTTACATGGGACATACAATCCTAAAATTATCTGTGAGATAATTCTGAAGTGATGAAAAAGATAAAGTCACTGAAGTTTAAATGAACTAATTAAAACCAGTAAAACAGAAACTGATTTAATTATATTACAGCCCTTATATCAAACTGATACATTCCAGTACTTATACTGTAGCATACACCTTTAAATCTTATTGGTCAGTTATTGATCACATGACTAGTGCCATCCAGATGCCGTGTGCTCAATTGAGAAAAGTGACAGTTGGAGTTGACTGGTGACTGTGAAGAAGCTGCCTTCTTCACAGAAGCTGACCGTGAGCAAAGTGATAATATGGAGAAAGAGGAGGTTGTACTGAGGAAGAGAATGAGGAAAAGAAGACACTTGAACTCATCGCCTGATGAGAAGTCTTCAATCAAAAAACCCAAAAAGAGGGGAAGAAAGAGGAAGAAGCCAGATTCAGGGCCGAAGATGTCTCCCACCCCAGAAATGGACCGAGTGGATGAAGACGTCATTGCCCAAAGTAAAGGACCGAAGAACAGAAGAATCAACCTGGACTGTTCAGAGGAAGGAAAGACACCATCAATCAAGACCAACATCCAGAAGAAAGAACACCTGCAGGAGAACCCAAGAGGTTTGGGCAAGTTGAGAAAAAGAGCTATCAATTATATTGACAGTTATTGTAAATGCTTTATACCTCCACATATAATCCAGGGATAAAAAGTCAGTGAAATTATTCCAAATCTACCTTTATAATGAAAAATTACCAAAAACAATTTTATATTGGAGCTGATTACTAtaggggttgtaggcactttaccaATGTAAATGGTCAGAGCTATCTGTTCCCAAATCATCATGAAATGTTCTTATCATTGTGTAATGTTCAGATTTAGCTCTGCAGAAATTTACCACAAGACATGGAAAATGCTGACCCATTTTAAAGGGAATGCGTCAGCAGTTTTTGTTACCTTATCTGGGAGCAGCATGATTTAGGGGCAGAGATCCTTATGTCAATGATGTACTACTTATTGGGCTACATGGtaacattttgataaaatcacagttttatttgCCTCACATTTGTCAGTTCTCTGCATGCTGTCCTCTGATTAACCCTCCTCACAAATATGGATGACTACCTGGCAGCAGTCATCTAGTGATAATCCCCTGCagaaaaacagtgattgtatcaaaacatCAAAActgagcaagcagcccaataagtgacacatttatctctatatattatatattgctATGTATGTTATATTTGAGATTGTCAAAACCTTGGAGACATCGTCCCTAAATGCTGCAGTGCCtgaaataaaataataacacatatctCCTGTAATGGCGCCATTCCAGCAATGTTGGTACTGAGTTTCTTGGTAAATATGAAGTGTTTTTACTTTATTTGGGGCAATGTATTATTTCAGATGGAGTTGAccagaagtggacaaccccttaaatgaCTTTCTCTGTAGAAAACAATCCCAAAAAGTTGCCAAATTTGTGTGAATGTTAGAATGTTGCAAcctcttctctactctcctcttcccacaattgtgtACAAGATTTCTCCCTGGCATCCCCCCTAATTGGggaactctaccccaacacatcagactctcgcctactatggaaaccttcaaaaggaacctgaagacccacctcttccgacaagcctacaacctgcagtgaccaccgatcgaccaaaccactgcatgaccagctctatcctcacctactgtatcctcacccatcccttgtagattgtgagccctcgcgggcagggtcctctctcctcctgtaccagttatgacttgtattcttCCTGATTATTGTACCTGTGATTacaatgtatacccctcctcacatgtaaagcgccatggaatacatggcgttataataataaataataataatcccagTGATACTTGTAAACTTCAGGTTTTGAAATAATTAAAAGTAAGGTTATTAGAGTTTTGGTGATGTTTGTATGTTTAATTCACAAATTTGACATGTGATGTGTATTATTTTACAATTTAGGTCATTTTCATATTTATCATTAAGGTAAGAAAATGTGACATCATTATGTGATGTGTAATGCCATGAGGTCTTCTCTTACATGGCTCCTGTAATGCAGACCACATTCCCCAAATTGCTGGATTCTCATCAGTTGTCTTTGTTCCCCTCTCTTGACAGCAGTGGTAGACCAGTGACATGGGGCTGCTGCCCCCTGATGTGTAATGCAGGGTCTCagcctcatttatcaaaactgttCATTACATTGGTTTTGATGACCACAGCAACCaaccagagctcagctttcatttatcAAACTGCTTGGCATAATGAAAGCTgatctctgattggttgttatgggcaaAGTAGACAATGCTatcgtaaggctgtgtgcacacggtgtgtttttgctgtgctttttttttcagTGCAAAGTTGTCACAAAGCCTGAAGCGTTTCCTGATGCcagtaaagtgaatgagaatccggaAGTCTcatgcagatttgatgcagatttaaccccttcacgccacagcCAATGTCGgcttttgtgtttctgttttttcctcctcttcttcccagagccataactcttttattcttctgtccacatagacatatgagggcttgctttttgaggGACgggttatacttttgaatgacaccattcattttaccacatagcgtactggaaaatgggaaaaaattctgaGTGCAGTGaaattatggggaaaaaaaacaaaacattattctgacattgtttttttattaattgttttttacggtgtacattttgtggtaaaaaaaaaatgaccttGCAATATTGTTATCCTCATCAACACGATTATGGCGATACCCAACATGTCTAGATTATTATTGTTTTACTGGCGAAAAAAATGCAGAATTTtgccccccccccaatttttttagaTTGTGTCtctattttccaagacctgtaacattttcactTTTCAGCCGATGAAGATGTGTGACTTATTATTTTTTGCGAGGTGAGACATGGTTCTTATTAATACCATTTtaggatagatgtgactttttaaCACAACGACCACCAATGTTTATTTCTTTTTAcatctttattttcaatgggggaaAGGGGCGGTAATTTGAACTTTCAGTTTTTGAggggtttttttttcatatttttttaaaacattttttttatttttcattgtaaTTGTTAGCCTTGAGGGACTTGGAGATGTTTTTgtgtgatcgcttgtgctatatacagtgatgccacagcatcgctGTATATAGCAGAAACCATGATCTGTTCTGAAGCCCGTCCACAGGCAGAGTTCTAAAGGAGCTCGGtaatgtcatgacaacccatcagggACCCGCGATAACAGCCGTCAACTGTTAGGAATGGGGTGGGCTCATGCTGTGTGCCCGCTTCCAACTTGCCCCATACATGTACAgcggatgtcgtgaaggggttaaatctgcagcatgtcaattctttcagcgtttttcctgAAGGCTTCACAAACACTAACGAGTGGGGAAAATCTGTACCAAAAACGCGTGTTatttgcagctgcatttttcctgccaagagatgcagaaacagtTTTGTAATTTCcgcaccaaatacttaacgtgtgcacagacccttaggCAGGTTCGTGATGCCTTATGTGTCGCAGCTTCAGCCGGTCTCCCCTACTATGTCACTGATCACTTACAggcgcttctcactaaattagaatatcatcaaaaagttattttatttcagttcttcaatacaaaaagtgaaactcatatatgatatagagtcattacaaacagagtgatctatttcaagtgtttatttctgttaatgttgatgattatggcttgcagccaatgaaaacccaaaagtcattatctcagtaaattactgtatttttcagactatgacgcactttttccccaaaaatttttggatgaaaatgggggtgcgtcttatagtccggatgtacttaccaggagtctcatcccaggctggtgccgacattttgtgaaatcccagagcccccacacatccatcccaggctgATGCATTGCAGTTTTGGAGATGTTCGGTGGTGCGGGGGTtccaccgacattttgtgaaagcctggagtccccgcacttccattgctgtaatgcATTGGGCTCCAAGAAAATGTCCGCAGGAGGCGGCGCACGCGTAGtttgagatctcgggagatgaggagCTACTTGGATGGAGGAGATCAAGTCAGCTCTTCCATGCAGCAGGAGGCTGAGATTCTCCTGTAACTGGGACTAATATACCATCCTCAGTAACAGGGTAAATTAGTAATGAGAAgaatattaatatattaaaatgttccccaaaatagaaaaaaatgcataaataaAAAAACTAAACTAAAGAAGAAGAGACCCTGTCAGTGTGAATTGTTGTTTCTAGCCCTAAGCccatttaaaaaaatgttcaaaatctAAAAATCATTTCTATAAAAAGGGGAATGCAATTTTAAAAGTTTTTTACTGGTCCTTTGTGGGAAAAAGGGTGAAAAATAGACACATATAtcctatttttatttatattttccaTAAATATCAACAAGAAAAAAGGAAtataaaaatgacataaaaattAAGCTCCATGTATCTTGAGACCTATATGACTGTTGattccctgtggtcggcgttcatagcaagtctgtaattctactacatagaggcgatctgagcatcgcctctatgcagcagagccgatcgagctgtggcagcttctagccttccatggaggctattgaagcatgccaaaagttaaagaaaaatgtttttaaaaatattaaaaaaggaaaaaaaacataagAGTTCAAactgcccccctttcgccccactcaaaataaaacaattaaaaaatcaaatatacacgtttcgtatcaccgcgttcagaacgcccgatctatcaataataaaaaggattaatctgattttttttggtcaccgcgacattgcattaaaatgcaataacgggcgatcaacagaacgtatctgcacaaatgtggtatcagtataaacatcagcttggcacgcaaaaaaaaaaCTCTCACCCagtccgagatcacgaaaaatggagaggaTATGGGTCACGGAAAatagcgcatttttttttttttttagcaaactttagaattttctttcaccacttcaataaaaaaaagaacctagacatgtttggtgtctatgaactcgtaatgacctggagaatcataatggctggtcagtattagcatttagcgaacctagcaaaaaagccaaacaaaaaacaagtgtgggattgcacttttttagcaatttcaccgcacttggattttttttcccattttcgagtacacgacattgtaaaaccaatggttttgttcaaaagtacaactcgtccctcaaaaaataagccctcgcatggcgATATTgatgggaaaattaaaaaagttatggctctagaataaaggggagtgaaaaacgaaagcgcaaaaccgaaaaaagctctggtgctgccccatagtttaacattggtccgagtgcaatacgATTTCTTAGTGGCGCATGTCATAACATAATGACTTGCTTGTTAACACTAGACCAGGATTTCCAGCTGCTAGTAAGCCCGGGATAATCCTTTGCATGCACAGAGACAACCTAGGTCTAGTCCCGGCCTAGTCTGAAGATGACCGGGTTCCATCAGCACACGCTGGCGGTACGGAACAGAGCCAAGGACCTTGCAGAGCACAGAGAACACAAAAGGTGAGAAGTGAGGTGAGTATTATtttcttttttggcctttttttcctacatcttacatttattatgctttgggaGTCTTCCATACCCAGCACCCCTGAGCTTAATAAAGGAAATTGAATTGAATAAATACATTGCAGATCAAATGTCCAGGTAAAGTTATAATGTCTAGTTATAAGTGTCATtatggaaaaaccctttaaatgtTCATATTGTTCCACCTCATCACAACCAAGTGTATAATGGAAATATAATCATTTTATGACTTCTCCTTTTTACCAGAATAAACCAGGTAAGATTGATTACAGGATTGCTAAGTTGCTTATTAATAAAATCCACTAACACAATTTATAAAATGTAGTACGAGCGTTACTTAGAACAGAGGATTTCCTCAGTGTGAATAATGTCCTGTGGACGTTAGATTTATTGTGATATTTGCCATTTATCTCCCCTGATAGAAGGCAGCGGTGTTCGGCCATCCAGCTCCAGCACAGTCTCTCATTCCATCAAGGAGAGATTACTATTCCACCATGTGCTCGGAGTTGGAAGCTTTGGAAAGGTCCTGATGGCGGAAGATACAGAAACCCGCCAAGAATTTGCTGTTAAGATCATCAGCAAAAGAGCCCTGCTGGCCGGAGGGGATAGGCTGGACGTCATGGTGGAGAGGCGCGTTCTTCAGCTGGCATCGGGAAGCCCCTTCCTCGTCCACGCAGACTTCGGATTCCAGACCAAGGTATAATTGTGACTACTTGGTGCTAAAAGCTTTGGCCGCTTCTTCGATGTTGACGACCTATTTGTCTGAATCGGAGCGGTCCTGCAGGACCCAGGAACGACCACTAAACCTTGTGGGCTCCGCACACTGTTTACATCTGGCTTTTGGCAGAGATGGTAACGGCTGATCGGACCCCACtaatctgatattaatgacctatcctaaggacggCGACATTATACGAGAGCTACATGGAGTGTTGTATTTTTTCATTGCACCATTTTAGAGTGCACATATTACATTGGATAACGTTTATTCATTTTCTGGAgttttggatttaaaaaaaatagcaagTTTGTTAGTGTTTAGGAGCTTTCATGGCAACTATATAATATGCTAACTTTAAATTGTTCTCCTACTTTATCATACTAAACAAATGAACaacaaagaaaacatttttttgtgtTGCTGTTTTACAAGACTTTTTTTTCTGTTGTTATAAAAAAGCTGCttttgctgcatagcctgcactttACGTTGGTATTACAGTATTTGGGAGGACATGGGACTTTATAACGATCTAATATTCCACTTTTTGGGAAGCGGGATGCAGAGAAAACAGCTGTAGTAGAGCAGCCCTATATCTTAGTAATATGCTTCCACTTTCTTGGATGGAAAACCCCTTCAGGTAGTAAAGTCTGTATTTGTCTTTACTGTATAATAAATGCGAATGTTCTGTGTTACAGATGAATGTTTTTCTCGGCATAGAGTACATGAGCTGCGGGGACTTCTACCAACTTCTACACTGGAAGGGGCCACTAGACGTCACCAGCGCCAGGTAACGTGTTACAGGAGAAGAAAAGTCCGCAGTCTCTCTACAAGACTGCAGACAGACAAATCGCCACAGTGTGAACTGCGCACATGGTCACGATTTCCCTGGATTCCCCGTTCAGTTGGCGATCCAGTGATCACGTGTACAATTTTCACACTTGTGGTCGCGTGCTGACTTGTCTCACCCGGCACTGAGAAACGTGCAGGAGTATAGTCGGCATATAATCACCAGTATGTCATTTTCATACATTCGTTCTGGAGACTGTAATATTGACAGTGTGCACTTTTACACTGTCACGATtcggcagtcacatagagtgatgcAGACTTTTCTTCTGAGACCAGATGACCCCTTTATAAAACCCTCTAAGCTGCGTTGTATATAAATGGGCAGTGAGATCCTGTGGGTCCCAGTGTTACTTCCACTCCTGACATTCTCTCTATTTCTGAATGTGGAAATCCTTCATACCAGTCTCTTCAGGAGCTCGGATTCATCCTGATTGTTGTGTAAAGTAACTACAATGCTTATAGTAATGATAGAAAACGGTTCTATAAGCGGAATAATATAGAATAATGCCCCTAGTGACTGATATGAACTCCCAAGTGTACCATCTATGGATCTGATACTTATTCATTTCTCTTTGTCAGATTCTATGCCGCCGAACTGGTGTGTGGGATCCAGTTCCTCCATTCCAAGGGCGTCATCCACAGGTAATTTAGtcggtgttaggccggggtcacatgagCGTATATTCTCTCATCTAAGACAATCTGGCTGATTATGTAAATCACACTTTGATTAAACGCTGTACAGaatttgatcacagtgtgatcctTTTTTCAgatgaaaagatgaaaaaaataaggctcaatttttaccattctgtcagtccatggaaatccgactgcactcagatgtcgtcggtgtgcagtccgatgttttccatggactcaatgatgtgcatggccgagtgtgattcGATAATTAGATCCAACTTGGGCATGCTGGGATCGGTTTAAGGAAAATATCGGACAAGTACATGGCCCCCATAGAATAATTTGTGTTGGATCACATTCTTACTCAAAATAtggtcatgtgcacgagcccttaaaGCTTAGCTGCACTCAGTCCCCCCACCCTGGAGTCCTGCTGACTGATGCCCTGTAACTGGGGTCTAGTCGTCTCATCTGGTACCACTGTCAGGAGGCTGCAGATGAGCGGACATCACATGTCATACAGTAATCCTTACAGGGGTACAGGTAGGGCATATAGTAAATTTCACATGAGGAAAGTACAGCAGGAAGAGAACATATTTTTATTCACGAATGTCATCATTTCACCACAGATATATAAGAAGAACACTTACTTTATGCTCAAGTTATTTTTCTTTTTCCTACAGAGACCTGAAGCCGGAGAACATCCTGGTGGCTGAGACGGGCCATATTAAGATCACCGATTACGGACTTGCACTGGAGAACATGCACGGAGTCACCGGTTTCGCTGG
This region of Ranitomeya imitator isolate aRanImi1 chromosome 1, aRanImi1.pri, whole genome shotgun sequence genomic DNA includes:
- the LOC138657814 gene encoding protein kinase C delta type-like, with amino-acid sequence MAEDTETRQEFAVKIISKRALLAGGDRLDVMVERRVLQLASGSPFLVHADFGFQTKMNVFLGIEYMSCGDFYQLLHWKGPLDVTSARFYAAELVCGIQFLHSKGVIHRDLKPENILVAETGHIKITDYGLALENMHGVTGFAGTMGYMAPEIMDEEEYNAGVDWFSLGVILNEMLTSECSYHPTLFDDSSSGAKDIIEWLLQEDPVQRLGVNDNIREHPFFQGIDWVSVEALRMAPPYIPVPTKHKPRFRAFKLDKIQAAEAALSITPEDQAVFRGFSFIN